The Amycolatopsis sp. DG1A-15b genome window below encodes:
- a CDS encoding ATP-binding protein, protein MPIEQQATHLDDSLRVIALEVADDLAELATVRAWAEELLQDLPEDQRVDALMVVDELTSNALRHGKPPRQVRLLRKRDWLSVEVDDACVDPACPRPPSSDGGHGLKLVAAMSVSWGQWQRPTGKTVWAEVDLTRGREGSPA, encoded by the coding sequence ATGCCGATCGAACAGCAGGCCACGCACCTCGACGACTCGCTGCGCGTGATCGCCCTCGAGGTCGCCGACGACCTCGCCGAGCTGGCCACCGTGCGCGCCTGGGCCGAGGAGTTGCTGCAGGATCTGCCCGAAGACCAGCGGGTCGACGCGCTCATGGTGGTCGACGAGCTGACGTCGAACGCCCTCCGGCACGGCAAGCCTCCCCGGCAGGTCCGCCTGCTGCGCAAACGCGACTGGCTCTCCGTGGAAGTCGACGACGCCTGCGTCGACCCCGCCTGCCCGCGCCCGCCTTCGTCCGACGGCGGGCACGGGCTCAAACTGGTCGCCGCGATGAGCGTGTCGTGGGGTCAGTGGCAACGTCCCACGGGCAAGACCGTGTGGGCCGAAGTCGACCTCACTCGCGGCCGCGAGGGTTCACCGGCCTGA
- a CDS encoding DUF6883 domain-containing protein — MAGVEHAEDSGSERLSSASKRTGGEPGSTAHSLLAMQRSAGNAAVGRLLGVRKPAVQRSAIAATLQSRAADRIAAATAPATAAGPEGTQAPAPDPAAMAAEKAKQRAALAGTVQPPDTTAGREQTRGAAAAVKAEAAAPATPVAGGKDTAPPSETGGDSDATAAVASAAQLTQQAVAQADAEAAPEPPAPVRPPEPVPAADAAGRAVPGDPAADALAAGLAARLQALRTGAHAVRTQAARERAQAHRIQALLHSAEGGVTEAEAGVARLEGHTAHRREVAGQARQALEVSKQKQETVAAGAPQVSAQSDEGKAKSSPMAAESKQLAAENASKQPEDAEAAGKSAEQGSKLTKVGADLGSIDDAIGATKTRAGRLAEEAAQAQQANTAAQGRISSTEQALERTGQKTAEMTGQNQAARARLAGLAGGPADQRAGADNLDAQARTLDEASARLELRVHAARQSYADGMASMPARVPRRSAHQVQRAGYDDRARFDPAGAVAGAVPSWLSGEEPQSARARAEHKAAEDARRRAELAEIDREAGGHFERLSAADKAGIALRMTGRHLFSSVGATNFPRFIGNIARGFIDPRMSLMGIVQGFGMIASGGANLFSAAQWAKDPVGNLLKSAADIATGVTIVLGSIAGLATAIAIILTAVAIVGSIFSFGAAGVALAPIIAFCGTVAATVAPWALEAAAIALTLHGLVFIKNLVDAASAQTAGQLQNESDQMTEDATNAGAMALQIGMAKAMEAGGKLLAGARGGRGGGGGGGGEGGAGGGGEGLVTESGAVPESGAVPESGPAPEPAAAPEPASAPESAPAADTGPAPAAPEPVELPSGTAANDNAIPQPDLPGGPAANDNAIPPSEANEQVLAGTGTDGPVDVGPKPPELRVIEGGGGTSDAPRAMAGPDKPGSAPEVPGQTGSTSTAEPARGTESTTGEAQSSAHEGGQVAETPVQVEPESFIEGDRLVNADQARLDPRKITEYALNPDHPVGGNKARVFEAATGFNKSNAAELIEQLQAGVAENQPIPGKVDAHGSRFTVDIPVTGPTGSATVRTGWIYDPGSKIPRMTTAYVK, encoded by the coding sequence GTGGCCGGAGTCGAGCACGCCGAGGACAGCGGCAGCGAACGCCTCTCCTCGGCCTCGAAGCGCACGGGCGGTGAACCGGGCAGCACCGCCCATTCGCTGCTGGCCATGCAACGCTCGGCGGGCAACGCCGCGGTCGGGCGGCTGCTCGGCGTGCGGAAACCGGCGGTGCAGCGTTCGGCGATCGCCGCCACCCTGCAGAGCCGGGCGGCGGACCGGATCGCGGCGGCCACCGCACCCGCCACGGCGGCCGGGCCGGAAGGCACCCAGGCCCCGGCTCCGGATCCCGCGGCGATGGCCGCCGAGAAGGCGAAACAGCGCGCGGCGCTGGCCGGTACGGTCCAGCCTCCGGACACCACCGCCGGGCGGGAGCAGACCCGCGGTGCCGCGGCCGCGGTCAAGGCCGAAGCCGCGGCACCCGCCACGCCGGTGGCCGGCGGCAAGGACACGGCACCGCCGTCGGAGACCGGCGGCGACAGTGACGCCACGGCGGCCGTCGCGAGCGCGGCACAGCTGACCCAGCAGGCCGTGGCCCAAGCCGACGCGGAAGCCGCACCGGAGCCGCCCGCGCCGGTGCGGCCGCCGGAGCCGGTCCCGGCGGCCGACGCGGCCGGCCGCGCGGTCCCCGGCGATCCGGCCGCGGACGCCTTGGCCGCCGGGCTGGCCGCGCGGCTGCAGGCGCTGCGGACCGGCGCGCACGCGGTCCGGACGCAGGCGGCACGAGAACGCGCGCAGGCGCACCGGATCCAAGCGCTCCTGCACAGCGCGGAGGGCGGCGTCACCGAGGCGGAAGCCGGTGTGGCCCGGCTCGAGGGGCACACCGCGCACCGGCGCGAGGTCGCCGGGCAAGCCAGGCAGGCCCTCGAGGTGTCGAAGCAGAAGCAGGAGACGGTCGCCGCGGGCGCGCCACAGGTGTCCGCCCAGAGCGACGAGGGCAAGGCCAAGTCGTCGCCGATGGCGGCCGAGTCGAAGCAGCTGGCGGCGGAGAACGCGAGCAAGCAGCCCGAGGACGCCGAGGCCGCGGGGAAGTCCGCCGAACAGGGCTCGAAACTGACCAAGGTCGGCGCCGACCTGGGCTCGATCGACGACGCCATCGGGGCCACCAAGACCCGGGCCGGCCGGCTGGCCGAGGAAGCCGCGCAGGCACAGCAGGCCAACACCGCCGCGCAGGGCCGGATTTCCTCGACCGAACAGGCCCTGGAGCGGACCGGACAGAAGACAGCCGAGATGACCGGCCAGAACCAGGCGGCCCGGGCCCGGCTGGCCGGGCTGGCGGGCGGCCCCGCGGACCAGCGGGCGGGCGCGGACAACCTCGATGCGCAAGCCCGGACGCTGGACGAGGCATCGGCGCGGCTGGAGCTGCGGGTGCACGCGGCCCGGCAGTCGTACGCCGACGGGATGGCCTCGATGCCGGCACGGGTGCCGCGCCGGAGCGCGCACCAGGTGCAACGGGCCGGGTACGACGACCGGGCCCGCTTCGATCCCGCGGGGGCGGTCGCCGGGGCCGTCCCGTCCTGGCTGAGCGGCGAAGAGCCGCAGAGCGCGCGAGCCCGCGCGGAACACAAGGCGGCCGAGGACGCTCGCCGGCGTGCCGAGCTCGCCGAGATCGACCGCGAGGCCGGCGGCCACTTCGAGCGGCTCTCGGCCGCGGACAAGGCCGGGATCGCGCTGAGGATGACCGGCCGGCACCTGTTTTCCTCGGTGGGGGCGACGAACTTCCCCCGGTTCATCGGCAACATCGCGCGCGGCTTCATCGACCCGCGGATGTCGCTGATGGGCATCGTGCAGGGGTTCGGGATGATCGCCTCGGGCGGCGCGAACCTGTTCAGCGCCGCGCAGTGGGCGAAGGACCCGGTGGGCAACCTGCTCAAGTCGGCGGCCGACATCGCCACCGGCGTCACGATCGTGCTCGGCTCCATCGCCGGGCTCGCCACCGCGATCGCGATCATCCTCACCGCGGTCGCGATCGTCGGTTCGATCTTCTCCTTCGGCGCGGCCGGGGTGGCGCTGGCGCCGATCATCGCGTTCTGCGGCACGGTCGCGGCGACCGTCGCCCCGTGGGCGCTGGAGGCCGCGGCGATCGCGTTGACCCTGCACGGGCTGGTGTTCATCAAGAACCTCGTCGACGCGGCCAGCGCGCAGACCGCGGGCCAACTGCAGAACGAGTCCGACCAGATGACCGAGGACGCCACCAACGCCGGCGCCATGGCACTGCAGATCGGCATGGCCAAGGCCATGGAGGCCGGCGGCAAGCTCCTCGCCGGCGCCCGGGGCGGCCGGGGCGGCGGTGGTGGTGGCGGCGGAGAGGGCGGCGCCGGAGGGGGCGGCGAGGGCCTGGTCACCGAGAGCGGTGCCGTGCCCGAGTCCGGTGCCGTGCCCGAGTCCGGGCCCGCTCCCGAGCCCGCCGCGGCGCCCGAGCCGGCTTCGGCCCCGGAATCCGCTCCGGCCGCCGACACCGGCCCGGCACCCGCCGCCCCCGAACCGGTCGAGCTGCCCTCGGGGACCGCCGCGAACGACAACGCCATCCCGCAACCGGATCTGCCCGGCGGACCGGCAGCCAACGACAACGCCATCCCGCCGTCGGAAGCGAACGAACAGGTCCTCGCGGGCACCGGCACCGACGGCCCGGTCGACGTCGGGCCGAAGCCGCCCGAGCTCCGCGTGATCGAAGGCGGTGGCGGCACGTCCGACGCCCCACGAGCCATGGCCGGGCCGGACAAGCCCGGCTCGGCTCCCGAAGTGCCCGGCCAAACCGGCTCGACGAGCACTGCGGAACCGGCCCGCGGCACCGAATCGACCACCGGCGAGGCGCAGAGCAGCGCACACGAGGGCGGCCAGGTCGCCGAGACGCCGGTACAGGTCGAACCCGAATCGTTCATCGAGGGCGACCGGCTCGTCAACGCGGACCAAGCTCGGCTCGACCCGCGCAAGATCACCGAATACGCCCTGAACCCGGATCACCCGGTCGGCGGCAACAAGGCCCGGGTCTTCGAAGCGGCGACCGGCTTCAACAAGTCCAACGCGGCGGAGCTGATCGAGCAGCTGCAGGCCGGCGTGGCGGAGAACCAGCCCATTCCCGGAAAAGTGG